The Centroberyx gerrardi isolate f3 chromosome 24, fCenGer3.hap1.cur.20231027, whole genome shotgun sequence genome includes a region encoding these proteins:
- the il15ra gene encoding interleukin-15 receptor subunit alpha isoform X1, which produces MDLGSISAFITTMCLLGVAPTGSDGVSCECPCPPPPRREQTRPPQAEKCCEQRGNFRYTCVPGYLRKAGTSNLIKCTQTTAGPQWSAPQLQCIPDPRISTTTQTTTVTASATAASPRSWRAPSPGVSAEEEHTAAPPTSPPTSPPTSPPTSPGLPSKPTVQTQVGPSAAAGRADRTTLRSTATLSPTAIVPPGNDTTEKFTGAIVPRVSAAAALLVAGCLMAVAVLWWKRRRSQPAGPQPTAEEQLPMNPQTPFEPTC; this is translated from the exons TTAGCTGCGAGTGTCCGTGCCCTCCGCCTCCACGGAGGGAGCAGACCCGGCCTCCACAGGCGGAGAAGTGCTGCGAGCAGAGGGGCAACTTCCGCTACACCTGTGTACCCGGCTACCTGAGGAAGGCGGGAACCTCCAACCTCATCAAGTGCACGCAAACCACCGCCGGGCCGCAGTGGTCGGCGCCCCAGCTGCAGTGCATAC CGGATCCAAGAATATCCACAACCACACAGACGACGACAGTGACAGCGAGCG CCACAGCAGCCTCTCCCCGCTCCTGGAGGGCTCCGAGTCCAGGCGTCTCTGCAGAAGAAGAACACACCGCCGCTCCGCCGACCTCTCCGCCGACCTCTCCGCCGACCTCTCCGCCGACCTCTCCCGGTCTGCCGTCCAAACCCACGGTCCAGACACAGG TAGGTCCTTCAGCTGCGGCGGGACGGGCTGACAGGACGACGCTCAGATCCACCGCCACCCTCTCGCCCACCGCCATCGTGCCTCCGGGTAACGACACCACGGAGAAGTTCACCGGCGCCATCGTCCCCA GAGTGAGCGCTGCGGCGGCCCTGCTGGTCGCCGGCTGTCTGATGGCGGTCGCCGTCCTCTGGTGGAAACG GAGGAGGTCGCAGCCTGCCGGCCCGCAGCCGACGGCGGAGGAACAATTACCCATGAACCCTCAGACTCCGTTCGAACCGACGTGTTAG
- the il15ra gene encoding interleukin-15 receptor subunit alpha isoform X2 — MDLGSISAFITTMCLLGVAPTGSDGVSCECPCPPPPRREQTRPPQAEKCCEQRGNFRYTCVPGYLRKAGTSNLIKCTQTTAGPQWSAPQLQCIPDPRISTTTQTTTVTASATAASPRSWRAPSPGVSAEEEHTAAPPTSPPTSPPTSPPTSPGLPSKPTVQTQGPSAAAGRADRTTLRSTATLSPTAIVPPGNDTTEKFTGAIVPRVSAAAALLVAGCLMAVAVLWWKRRRSQPAGPQPTAEEQLPMNPQTPFEPTC; from the exons TTAGCTGCGAGTGTCCGTGCCCTCCGCCTCCACGGAGGGAGCAGACCCGGCCTCCACAGGCGGAGAAGTGCTGCGAGCAGAGGGGCAACTTCCGCTACACCTGTGTACCCGGCTACCTGAGGAAGGCGGGAACCTCCAACCTCATCAAGTGCACGCAAACCACCGCCGGGCCGCAGTGGTCGGCGCCCCAGCTGCAGTGCATAC CGGATCCAAGAATATCCACAACCACACAGACGACGACAGTGACAGCGAGCG CCACAGCAGCCTCTCCCCGCTCCTGGAGGGCTCCGAGTCCAGGCGTCTCTGCAGAAGAAGAACACACCGCCGCTCCGCCGACCTCTCCGCCGACCTCTCCGCCGACCTCTCCGCCGACCTCTCCCGGTCTGCCGTCCAAACCCACGGTCCAGACACAGG GTCCTTCAGCTGCGGCGGGACGGGCTGACAGGACGACGCTCAGATCCACCGCCACCCTCTCGCCCACCGCCATCGTGCCTCCGGGTAACGACACCACGGAGAAGTTCACCGGCGCCATCGTCCCCA GAGTGAGCGCTGCGGCGGCCCTGCTGGTCGCCGGCTGTCTGATGGCGGTCGCCGTCCTCTGGTGGAAACG GAGGAGGTCGCAGCCTGCCGGCCCGCAGCCGACGGCGGAGGAACAATTACCCATGAACCCTCAGACTCCGTTCGAACCGACGTGTTAG